Part of the Caldivirga sp. genome is shown below.
CTCCATCTTAACCTCATTTAAGGCCTCATGAATCCCTACCCTCAACGCCCTATACCCGAACAAGGTCAACCAGCCTGGATTCCCACCAAGCTCCTCATAAATACGCTCAGCCTCATTAAACTCAATGCCATGCTCAGCGAAGCCTCGCCTTAGGAATTCAACCGCTTGATCCCTGCTAAAGGGCCTTAGTGTGATATCTACGTAGGCCCTACCGAATAGTGGTGATTCGGGATACGTTAATTTTAGGAACTTGGTAAAGACCCTGAACTCTGAGCCAGTTATAATCAGTGTTATGTTTCTTAAGTTATCGTAGGCGTAGGCTAATGTAGGCAGTATGTTGAAGCCCTTCGCCTTAACAAGCTCCTGAGCCTCATCAAGCACTATAACAGCCCTTAACCCCTCATCACCAGCCCAATCATTTACTGTATCTAGTATATCGGCCAACATAACCCTATCCGCACCCCATGAAAAGCTCACCCTAAAGCCACTAATGCTCACGCCCCTAATCTTCGAAAGCATGGTCATTAACTTCCTTGACCTAACCCTATCATTAATAGTGTCCTCGAGGGCCTTCACGAAATCACGGTAGCTTACGTAACCCCGCTCCTCAAATCGTCTTAAATCTATGTAGAAGTAGCTGTTGGGCATGTGTTCATTAAGTACAGCCTTAATTAGGGATGATTTACCAACCCTCCTAAGGCCAAAGACAACTATAAGTGGCTCATTCAAGCTATCCCTAAGCCTATTAACCTCACCCTCCCTGTCGAACAAGTCCCTTAAACTCTCCTTAACCCTAATGTCAAAGAGCAGTTACCCCCACCCAACCAGGTTACCCCCACCTAACCTTATAAACCCTAAGGCACTGCAAATAACTTGATTATTTTGAAAAATTAAGTTGATTTAATGTAAATATATTTAAATTAACTCATTTACCTCTTAGACCATTTATATACGATGATACCTCCGTAGATCAAGGCGCCGCTCACTATCAACACCACTACTATGGATAACACTAGGTGGGTTAGGGGTATCCTCATGGCTACTCCGCTGGAGTAGTAGCTGTAGAGTAGTAATGCCTTATTTGTATATAGCTTATAGGGCCAGATTAACAGAGTCTCATTGGGTGGAACCATGGCTTTGAATGTCGTATAGTTTCCCATAAATGATGGAAGTAGAGCCTCAATGCTTGTGGTATTTACCTGCAGGAGGGCCACCGAGTTAGCCTGCGGGACTCTACTCAGGACATGGGTAAGCATTGCCTTAAGGCTTGTGGGTAGTGATGAGTATGGTATAATGGTGGCCTTGAGTGATGCATAAATCGTAGACACTGTTACATTAGCTGGCGTCGATGAGTAGAATAAATATACTGCATTAGTGTTGTTAACCACGTATTTAGTTACACTATCCGCACCAATAACCACTTTATAGGGTGCGCCGATCACCATGATTGCCACTACCACGGTAGCCATCACTACGCCCAACGCCATGAGCGCTATTCCAAGCGGTAGGGCTAGGGCCTTACTCAGGGGTCTACCCATTGAACCACCCGAGGCCCCCTTGGCCTGCGCACCATTTAGTGGTAATGGTGTGGTATGTTTAATTAGTATTGACTGTAAGTCAACCCTCTCCAATGGCCCTATGTAGTGCCAGACCTTACCATGCTTAATGTATACATAGACCTGGTCACCAATTCTCTTAACAATCACCGAACCCTCCATACCACACCTCGGGCATATACTCCTCCCAATCGACCTAGCACTCACATCTAGGCCCTGGATTGCTCTATTTAAAGTGGTAACCCCGGTGGTAAGAAGATAACCTTGTTGGGTTATTCCTTAAACTACCCTTCCAGGGTAAAGGTGCCTATTCAGGTGAAGGCTAGAACGAAGTAAACCTCATAGGGAGTTTTAATTAATTCCCTAAGGTTTAGACCCTAGCCATGGAGTTGCCTAAGCCTTGTTTTAACCTGAGTGAGTATAGGAGGGTTAGGTTGCTTGAAGCTAGGTATGAGGCTGAGATAGCCGTTAACATGGTTAAGGAGGGGTTGGTTAAGAATGTAGCTATATCCACTGGCTTAATTAATGAATTAGGTAAGGTGTATGGGCGTAAGGTAAAGGTTAGGGAGTTGAGGGGGAAGGATTGATGAGGCGTTGTACGTGGTTGCCTTCATATCCATGACTAGGATGTTTGAAGTCTCCAGGATATCCAATAGGCTTAACCCCATGATACCTTACCTAACATTAGCATCACTGGAGCTCCACAGGTACCAGTATAATGAACTTGATAGGGAGGGTGTGTTCAGAGTGTTTAGAAGTGACGAGGATGCCAGGGAATTCACATGCAGACTCCTCAACGACATGGCTGTAGTGTATAGGGAGCTAACTAAGGAGGAATTCACTGACCTAACACAATGCACACCAAAGACACAGACCTAGGGCCTTTACCAGACCCAATGGGGTGCATTATTCAACACGGCACCTTCTTTTTAAATGCCTGTAAAGTGAATACGCGCCAAGTAGGGCTATTGGTAATGAGATGACGTAGAGGGCAACCTTGTTAGTAGCCATAAGCATGAGTATGTAATATGTGCCGAGCGCCGCGGCTATAATTAGTAGGGTTAAAGATGCTCCCATTATAGTTAGGTACCTTAAGTCACGCTTAGGCATAACTATTCGCTGGAATTTAAGTAACAGGCTTTTAAAATTAAAAGTTTTTAAGCCTTGGCCATGTTAACCACGCCCTAGAGCACCTCATCAATCTTCTTAACGATAGGTGCGTCTACGCCATACCCCCTAGCCAATTCACTGGGTGCTTTGAAGGATAGGTAAACCTTCCCACCATCCTCCCTATTAACCTGCACTAGTAGCACTAGTAGGGTACCCTTAGGGGTTATACTCCCCTTTTACAAGTGCTATTTTGTTGCTGACTACAATGATGGTGATGTTTTTAATTTCTGGAACTATAACGCTCGTAGCCTTCTTCATGCGTTCAATGCACTGTTTAAGTTGGGGTGCAGTTTATGGCCAATAGGGTAGTTAATGATGTCTCTTAGGTTCCTAGTAGTCTCAATGCCATAGTATGCACAGTACCTTGATGTGTTTTACTCAAACCATGAATACCTTCATTCTACTTTGCAGTAACGACAAGTTAGAAGATCTTGGCGGTTATGTTGCAAGGAATTAAAATATTATTTTAATGTATATACTTAATGGTACGTTGCGGCTTACTATTATTGCCCTG
Proteins encoded:
- a CDS encoding ATP-binding protein translates to MFDREGEVNRLRDSLNEPLIVVFGLRRVGKSSLIKAVLNEHMPNSYFYIDLRRFEERGYVSYRDFVKALEDTINDRVRSRKLMTMLSKIRGVSISGFRVSFSWGADRVMLADILDTVNDWAGDEGLRAVIVLDEAQELVKAKGFNILPTLAYAYDNLRNITLIITGSEFRVFTKFLKLTYPESPLFGRAYVDITLRPFSRDQAVEFLRRGFAEHGIEFNEAERIYEELGGNPGWLTLFGYRALRVGIHEALNEVKMEAVKLIRREVCNFINEGRHLAERRYIRILETCINGCSWSMIKRTLEAMEGRELNNAAVASLIKALLDYSLLIKEGDNYALPDKLMRDAVMGLRCFTNYP